The following is a genomic window from Marinobacter sp. NP-4(2019).
TTAAAGTTGGATTCAACCTTAAGGTGCCTCTGTCCGGTTCAATGCCATCAACACAGAGGTGAGAAACTATGAAGGTAAGACATATTGCACTAACAGCAGGTGTCATCCTGGGCTCAATGATGCCCGCGGCATGGGCAGTCGGCCCCGCAACCGACGAACAAGGGCACAGCACAGTGATCGATATCGCCGGCCACGATGTGCCTGTAGTGAAAGAAGGGCTGTATGACCGTTTTCGCTCCAACCCGCCTTTGTCCGTGATCGAGGAAGAATCCCCTGACACCGATTTGAGCTGGTTCAAGACCCTGGAGAAAACGAAAGTGAACATCGGGTTTGAGTCGTATTCGCCGAACTTTTACTACGAGAACAGCAAGGTAACGGCCATCTATACAGCGGATCTGGACCGGTTAAGGGAGTTAATGCCCGACGAGGTGCTGGAGCAGGTAGAGCCACTTCAGGTATGGCCGGGTCGCGGGCTGGTTGCCTTGACCGCCTATGCGTATCACTACTGTGATAACGACAGCTATAACGAGATCTCGCTGGCGATTGTCACCAACAAACCGGGCGACTCGAACCTGGGGCCGATCAGTCTGATCAGTCAGTCCATGTCGAAGGATTTCTGGGGCTATGTTCTCAAACTTCCGGTCGACACCGAGCTGGCGCGAGTCAGGGGCGTGGTGGGCTACAATCTGCCCAAATGGCTCACAGGGATTCAGTACCGCGAGAACGCCGAGTCACTGACCTTCGAAGTCATGGACCAGGAAACCGGTGAGCTGGACTTTGTGCTGGAAACGGCCAAGCTTGACGATGTGTCCGAGGAGCCGTCCCTGGTGACCAACAGCTTCACCAATATCGATCAGGAAGGCGAATTGACCTATGGCTATGCCGTGTCACGCCAACTCAGCTACGCGTCCAGCATGAGCGACGATACCGTCAATCTGACCCTGGGGGACGGCGGTTTCTCCCGCTATATCAAGTCGCTGGATCTGGGGGAAATGGTGCGTTATGACTACGTGCCGGACTTCCAAAGCGCCTTGTACGCGCCTGAATCTCTGGCTTCCTTGATAAAGGAATAAAGACTGAAACGTTTCGAAGGATGCCGGCTCAGGGAATAGCCGGCATCTTTTGTCCCGCAGAATAGGGCGATTAACGGCCTGTCTGCTCATCCCGAATCGTAGTCAGCCCCTCACGATAGGTCGTGACCCTGAAATCCGGAAACCGGGATTTGAACTTGTCCGAAACGAAGAGGTTGTCCGCCTTGTAGCGGGGCAGCAGTTCCTCGGTTTCCCGAATCGTTTTGTTGGCCCGTGAGGCCAGCCAGAGTTGCCAGTGCTTCAACACCTTGTAGTTGGCATTCACGCCGAATATCTCCGCTGCCAGTTCAACGAATTGCCGGTACGTGAGGCGGTTATCGTCGCAGGGTAAATGCCAGGTCTGCCCATAGGCATCCGGCGTGTTACCGAGCAGGGCCATGGCACGGCTGGCGTCCGGCGTAAAAATCAGGGTTCTCAGGGTATCGTCACGCAGAAAGACCTTTGCCGGCTTTCCGGCAAGCAGATTGTCGATCACCGTGGTATTGGTAATGCTTTGCGTCTTTCCCGGCCCGTAAAATTCCGGAGCCCGGCAAATCACCGCCTCGACACGATCTTGCGCCATGGAATCCAGCAGCATCCGGGTTATCTCAGCGCGGGCCTGGCCTTTGGGCCCGTTGGGAGTGAAGGGCGCATCTTCGAGTTGAGGCTGACTGGTCTGAGGATACATATAGGTGTTGTCGAAATACACCAACCTGGCGCTGTGGGCCTCACAGGCATCGATGACATTTAGCATCATGACGGGCCAGCGCTCCACCCATATCTGGCTGTCGATGGGCAGGCCCGCGGTCATGTAGACGATCTCCGAGCCTTCCACCGCTTGCAGGGTCTGCGAGGCATCCATGAGGTCTGCGCTGACCAGCTCGTCAGTGTCATTGATCTTCTCGGGTTTGCGGCTCACCACGCGTATGTCGCTGGTGAAATCCCGCTTCAGGCTCCGGGCCAGTTCGCGCCCGATCTGCCCGCTTGCACCCAATATTGTTTGCATGCGTTAAAACTCCTACGTTAGCCCATCTCAATGGCTAACCTTAAGCTTAAAGCTAACTTCAGAGTCAACAAATGATACCGATCTCCTGGGCACTGGCCAGAACCCGCAATCCGCCAAGGCGACGGCGAAGCAGGTAGCGTATTTATTATGAGTTGCCCATTCCAAACTGCGACAAAACGCGCTTGGCGTTGGTGGCACAGTCCATGTCATCTGGCTTTGCCTCAACCTCAGCCAGGACTTCCACGAGCTGCGCTTTGCTTTGTGCAAGCCTTTCCTGAATTTCCTCGATGTCACGGATCTTCTGGCGAAGCGTAGTGAGCAACGAACCGTGATCCCAGTCAGCCAGATCAGCAGGCAATAGCGCGGTAAGCTCATCAAGACTGAAACCCGCCTGCTGTGCGGTGGTGATCAGTTTGAGCATCGTCACCGCTTCAGGGGGATAGGTTCGATAACCGTTGGCTTTACGACGAACCGTTTTCAGTAGGCCGATTCGCTCGTAGAAACGGATTCGGGACGGGGCAAGGCCTGTGCGTTCGGCCAATTCACCAATTCTCAAGTGCGGTACCTGGGTAAATCGTGTGGAGCTTTGACTTTAACCCCGGCGTTCTGTGGTTACAACTTCGTTTACTTCTAAAGGCTGCCCTTGCTTAGGGCAGCCTTTCAGGAACGTCTTCTGCTGCTGGAACCAGTCAAGCGGCGCGTTTCTGGTTGAACCAGTCCTCGGTGCCGCCTTCATAATCGTAGACTTCCGTAAAACCGGCATCTTCCAGCTTCCTGGCAGCCTTGGGAGAAGCATCACATTCGAAATTCGCGCAGTAGACGACTATTTTCCGATCCTTACTGCCAGCAACTGCCTCTACCTGTTCCAGAAAGGATGGCTCCTCCACCGGAATATTGATGGATGTGCGGATATGTTCTCGGTTGAAGGCATCCCTCGGCAGGACGTTGATGAGCACAAAATCTTCGTGCTCAGTCTCGTTCATTTGTTTGAGGTCGTCACGGCTAATGCTCTTCATAGCTTTTCTCCTTCGCTGAGGAAATGGCTACCTCAGTAGTTTACTGTGATGGCCTGGGGCTTGATTTCAAGGTGTTTGGTGGATCTGATGGTGGAGTACACGGCTTTTCTCGTAGACTGTTACCTATAATCAAACCAACGCTTGAGGAGTCCCTATGATAGAGCGACGTCACCGGGAAACGCCCACAACGGTCGCGACCCTCGACGATCTCGCACCGTTGGCAGACTATTCATTCATGGACACGCTCAACTGCGATCCCGAGGGGAAAGCAAACGGAGCTGACCACGCCCCTCGGCAAGTGTTCTCGGGTCACTATGTTCCGGTCAAACCCACGCCAATCGAAAACCCAGAATACGTCGCGCATGGGAAAAGCCTGTTTCGCGAACTGGGTTTCGACGACGGCATGGCCCAGTCCAACGACTTTCTCCGCATGTTCTCCGGTGACTTATCCCGGGTTCCGGAGCCTCTGCGCAACGTGGGGTGGGCGTGTGGCTATGCACTTTCTATCTACGGCACCGAATTCTACCAGCAATGCCCGTTCCAGACCGGCAATGGCTACGGCGACGGTCGCGCTATTTCGGTGCTCGAGGCTGTCATCAACGGACAACGCTGGGAAATGCAGTTGAAAGGGGCAGGGCGCACACCTTACTGCCGCGGCGCGGACGGCCGGGCCGTTTTGCGCTCCAGTGTTCGGGAGTTCCTGGCCCAGGAGCACATGCATGCGCTCGGTGTACCTACGTCACGGTCTCTGAGCCTGTACGTGTCAAAGACCGAGCAAGTCAGGCGCCCGTGGTATTCGGAGGGCTCACGCTCAATAGATCCGGATATCCTTATATCCGAGCCCGTTGCCATCTCGACACGTGTTGCGCCGTCGTTCATTCGGGTAGGGCAGCTCGAGCTCTTTAGTCGTCGTGCTCGCAAGCAGGAACACCCGCAGGCGATGGAGGAGCTCGAGAAGCTCGTCTTGCACCTGATTGATCGTGAGTACGGTGACGTGATCGACCAGTCACTGGCCACTGCCGAAAAAGTCGTGTTGCTTGCACGTGAGTTCCGCAGCCGACTAACGTCGCTTGTGGCGAACTGGATCCGTGTTGGCTACTGCCAGGGTAACTTCAACAGCGACAACTGTGCGGCGGGCGGCTTCACGCTCGACTATGGACCGTTCGGATTCTGCGATGTATTTGATCCGCAGTACCAACCATGGACGGGTGGCGGGCATCACTTTGCGTTCCTCAACCAACCAGCAGCGGCCGAACGCAACTTCCACTCGTTTTGTTTGGCGGTGCGGCCTTTGTTGGCAGGGCATCCGGACTACATGCGGCAGCTCGATGAGATTCAAAGTGAATTCCCGAACGTAATGCAAGACCAAATGGAGCAGATGTGGGCGGCAAAACTCGGACTTGATGCTTTTGACGCGAACTTGTTCAGCGAGCTGGCAACGCTGATGATGCAAACGCCCGTGGATTACACCATGTTCTTCCGGGAACTCTCGTGCTTGCCAGATGACATCAAGCCACTCAAGAAGAGCTTCTACAAGGGCCCGACCTATGCTGCAGACCCTGAAGGGCTGGACAAGCGCTGGTCAGCGTGGCTCACAAAGTGGCAATCGCTCACTCGACCTGCCTCGCGTGAGGAGCTTTCCAGTCAGATGAAGCGCGTTAACCCGAAGTACAGTTTGAAGGAGTGGTTCGTTGTGCCTGCTTATCAGCAAGCGGCAGCGGGTAACTACGCTTTGCTGCGAGAACTGCAGGACGTGATGACGCAGCCATACGCCGAACAATCGGAGGACGTAGAGAAGAAATACTACAGGCTGAAGCCACTGGAGCTCTTTGAGATGGGTGGACTGTCACACTATAGCTGCTCGTCGTGACCGGGTATCCAAAATCATCGAGGACAGTAATCACCCGATAATCTCCTGAACCAGCCGTAGAAAGGGAATAATAATAAGTTTGCTGTGAAGACCACAGAAAGTGCTAGGTTTTTGTTATGCCCACGGCGTTCTAATAAAGGATCGTAGAGATGATGCGAACAGAGTTTCTCCAGGAATTGATCAAGCAACTCTCGCCGAAACTGGATTCGACGACCTATGTCTACTGCACGGTGCCCAAGGCAAAGTATGGCGAATTGGAGCACCTCAAGCCGATTGTCAGCATTGCCGAACTAGAAGGTCTTACCCTGGTTATTCCTCTCGAGCAGGCGGAAGCCGAGGGCCTCGACTACTACCGAATCTTCCGCCGCATCACTCTCGAAGGCCACTCCAGCCTTGAAGCCCTGGGGCTCACATCTGTAGTAACGAGCCTGCTGGCCGAACGGGGCATTACCACCAATGTCATCGCAGGGTTCTATCACGACCATATGTTCGTACCCAACGATCGCACCGATGAGGCCATCAAAGCACTGAGGGAACTAGCCAGTAACCCAGGTGGCGAGTAGGAATGAGTCGAATTCTTTAGCACTTTTTTTCTCGGCCTCAAATTGGACGACCACAGAAAGTGCTTTCCTGATCGCTGTCGAGGTGGATGAACGCACAACCAGCCTCAGATTGCCTCACTCGTGGCGCTCTCCCATCTGTCGGAGGACTTCTTCCAGGCTGACTTTCGCACACACCGTATCCTTTACGTACTCTATCAAGTTGGTCGCGGAGCTTCGGATCAGCTTTTCCATATCCGCATCCAGGCAAGCGCCGTCGGGATCAAAAATCTGCTGAACCTTGGCAACCGAAACCACGGCTGGCAACGGAATGGCACCCACATGCGCACAGATGGCCCTCAACTGCTCTGTGGATTTGATCGCGCCGATCACTCCGGCGGCCACGCCCAACAACGAAACAGGCTTGTTTGCCAACATACTTGGGAAGCCCAGATTATCAATTGCCAGCTTCATTGGGCTACTGATTCCCCCGTGATACTCCGGCGAGGCCAGCAGCACAGCCGTGGAATCCTTTACTGTGTTCTGGAACTGTTCGATGGCATCGGGATTTTTCGCAGGCAGCCCTGGCAACGGCAAATCCAGGTGCTCCAGGTAGGTTGGTGTCACTTCCACATCCGGGTATTTGGCCAATTCGTCCAGGGCCAGATTTAACGCCATTGATGTATAGTTGCCTGGGCGGACACTGCCGCAGATAGTTGCAATCTTGATGGGCATGGTCATATTCCTATGGATACGTGACGTGTCGAAAACCCGGTACCAACTCAACGTGGAGTTCGGTCAGAGAATTGAGAGGGACTGAGCCCTAACTTGAGTTTTCCAACGGTTTGCAAAATATAACCGTAGTTCATGGCTGTTATCTCTACCAGATGGGAATCGTTTGAGATTCGCTGATAGTTCGTCCACCGAATAGTTTCTTTTTATTTTCCAGGCACCTGCCATACTGGACGGGTCGCGGAAGAGGGCGCTTTCACGGCTCCCTTTGGTTTCGAGGAGCGGCCGATGCCGTTGCCGCACCCAATGCACCGGATTCTCCTGAAGGCAGGACATAAAGCAAAATGGTAAAAGTTCTATTGAAGGGGTTCGATGAAATTTTGGATTTTTGCTTCCAGCGTTGACTTGCTTGTCTTTAACTGGCGGCAACAGAGAGAAGGGCATCGCCAACGACCGGAGTTAAACAAAAGCGGACATTCGCACCCCCCACTTATTTAGCCGCTTTTCGAGCCAATTTGAATGTTGGTGAACCACTTCAGCTGTTCGGCAACCGATCAAACGGACTTAACTTGCACCCAATGATTGAAAAGCTGGCCGGATTTTTTTCAACTATGGATGGACCTAATTCGGGGTAGGGTCACTCCTGTACAAGCCGTGTGGCTGAGCTTGGCTGATCCGGGATAGAACGAAAAACCAGCGACAGAAAATCGCTGGTTGTTCTTAACCGAATTACCAAAAGTAACCAATTCACTACCCTCCCAAACAGTTTTATGTAGCCGACTTGGTCACACTTTGTTGAACCGTAACATGACATGAACAGACTTCAGCAAAGGGACTTCCTGATGAGTAGATTTAAGAGTTTCGGCGGTAAGATTTCATCCCAGGCCCAAAGTTGGGCGGAAGCAACGGGAGAATGGGGCGAACGTGCTTGATTTTTCTGGGGAAGTAGAAAAGTATTTTGGACGAGCGGATGGCGAGCAATTTCCTCGGTTGCAAGCATGGGAGATCATTTATGACTACGTCAACGATCCTCGATTCCAAAACTGGTCAGACTTGGCGTCTGAGCAAAATGTGGAGAAGACCGCGCTGCATCTTGGATTTTTCCTATCTAATTGGGGAATGTTCAGAGGTTCTTCTGGCTTGATGAAATCCAATCTGCGTTTCTTCCGGAAAATGGTTGAAGTTCTTTTTACTCAGATCCCCGCTGATCTTTGGAACTTACATCTGGACGAGTTCACTGAAGATGCCTGTGAGCATGTGAAACTTCTCGATTGCTCATTGGAGAAGCTACGCGGACATTTGGAAAAAATCACAACGCCCACCGACACGTTGGTAACCAAGATACTCATGGGGATCTGGGGGGAATGTCCTGCCAGAGATCTATACTTTGAGGCTGGTTTTCGGAGTGTATATCCGGAGATGCGCGTCCCTCGGTTCTCTGGCGAGTACATGGTAGGTTTGAACCAATTACGC
Proteins encoded in this region:
- a CDS encoding acetoacetate decarboxylase (ADC) yields the protein MKVRHIALTAGVILGSMMPAAWAVGPATDEQGHSTVIDIAGHDVPVVKEGLYDRFRSNPPLSVIEEESPDTDLSWFKTLEKTKVNIGFESYSPNFYYENSKVTAIYTADLDRLRELMPDEVLEQVEPLQVWPGRGLVALTAYAYHYCDNDSYNEISLAIVTNKPGDSNLGPISLISQSMSKDFWGYVLKLPVDTELARVRGVVGYNLPKWLTGIQYRENAESLTFEVMDQETGELDFVLETAKLDDVSEEPSLVTNSFTNIDQEGELTYGYAVSRQLSYASSMSDDTVNLTLGDGGFSRYIKSLDLGEMVRYDYVPDFQSALYAPESLASLIKE
- a CDS encoding NAD-dependent epimerase/dehydratase family protein yields the protein MQTILGASGQIGRELARSLKRDFTSDIRVVSRKPEKINDTDELVSADLMDASQTLQAVEGSEIVYMTAGLPIDSQIWVERWPVMMLNVIDACEAHSARLVYFDNTYMYPQTSQPQLEDAPFTPNGPKGQARAEITRMLLDSMAQDRVEAVICRAPEFYGPGKTQSITNTTVIDNLLAGKPAKVFLRDDTLRTLIFTPDASRAMALLGNTPDAYGQTWHLPCDDNRLTYRQFVELAAEIFGVNANYKVLKHWQLWLASRANKTIRETEELLPRYKADNLFVSDKFKSRFPDFRVTTYREGLTTIRDEQTGR
- a CDS encoding MerR family transcriptional regulator; the protein is MRIGELAERTGLAPSRIRFYERIGLLKTVRRKANGYRTYPPEAVTMLKLITTAQQAGFSLDELTALLPADLADWDHGSLLTTLRQKIRDIEEIQERLAQSKAQLVEVLAEVEAKPDDMDCATNAKRVLSQFGMGNS
- a CDS encoding rhodanese-like domain-containing protein, which codes for MKSISRDDLKQMNETEHEDFVLINVLPRDAFNREHIRTSINIPVEEPSFLEQVEAVAGSKDRKIVVYCANFECDASPKAARKLEDAGFTEVYDYEGGTEDWFNQKRAA
- a CDS encoding protein adenylyltransferase SelO, giving the protein MIERRHRETPTTVATLDDLAPLADYSFMDTLNCDPEGKANGADHAPRQVFSGHYVPVKPTPIENPEYVAHGKSLFRELGFDDGMAQSNDFLRMFSGDLSRVPEPLRNVGWACGYALSIYGTEFYQQCPFQTGNGYGDGRAISVLEAVINGQRWEMQLKGAGRTPYCRGADGRAVLRSSVREFLAQEHMHALGVPTSRSLSLYVSKTEQVRRPWYSEGSRSIDPDILISEPVAISTRVAPSFIRVGQLELFSRRARKQEHPQAMEELEKLVLHLIDREYGDVIDQSLATAEKVVLLAREFRSRLTSLVANWIRVGYCQGNFNSDNCAAGGFTLDYGPFGFCDVFDPQYQPWTGGGHHFAFLNQPAAAERNFHSFCLAVRPLLAGHPDYMRQLDEIQSEFPNVMQDQMEQMWAAKLGLDAFDANLFSELATLMMQTPVDYTMFFRELSCLPDDIKPLKKSFYKGPTYAADPEGLDKRWSAWLTKWQSLTRPASREELSSQMKRVNPKYSLKEWFVVPAYQQAAAGNYALLRELQDVMTQPYAEQSEDVEKKYYRLKPLELFEMGGLSHYSCSS
- a CDS encoding ACT domain-containing protein yields the protein MMRTEFLQELIKQLSPKLDSTTYVYCTVPKAKYGELEHLKPIVSIAELEGLTLVIPLEQAEAEGLDYYRIFRRITLEGHSSLEALGLTSVVTSLLAERGITTNVIAGFYHDHMFVPNDRTDEAIKALRELASNPGGE
- a CDS encoding NADPH-dependent FMN reductase, yielding MPIKIATICGSVRPGNYTSMALNLALDELAKYPDVEVTPTYLEHLDLPLPGLPAKNPDAIEQFQNTVKDSTAVLLASPEYHGGISSPMKLAIDNLGFPSMLANKPVSLLGVAAGVIGAIKSTEQLRAICAHVGAIPLPAVVSVAKVQQIFDPDGACLDADMEKLIRSSATNLIEYVKDTVCAKVSLEEVLRQMGERHE